The genomic DNA agctagccacaataaggattaggcacaatagtggaatttgcggtttgccttcaaaataaaagtctgtcattgacagtgatgcaaatgaatagtAGAATAATGCCATACTTTTATACTGAAtaaatgaacaatgaaacagcacagcaagtgaaTGAaggaaataggttttgattatgttttactggtaatggggataatcaatgccaacaaaataacttttaggTCAATGTGgtttgtgtaacctttatttaactaggcatgtcagttaagaacaaattcttatttacaaagacggcctacaCCTATGGGACGGATGTGATAcatcctggattcgaaccagggactgtagtgacgcctcttgcactgagatgcactgccttagactgctgtgtccatgtgtgtgtgtgtgttaactatttaactgtactagaatgcttaaaaaagTAAAATTATATAAATTATAAATATTGATTATCGCGGTGTCGCTATCAGGTTTTTTTGGGCAAGAAAAATATCACAAAAATGTATCTGTGCATCactagtgctcagcatatgtgggaactccttcaagactgttagaaaaagcattccaggtgaagctggttgagagaatgccaagagtgtgcaaagctgtgtaGGAAATCGTAAACATAAAGAAAATGTCCTtggtgtaggtgtgtccaaacttgactggtactgtatatatatatacacacacacacacacacacacacacacacacacacacactcattcgtTCTCTCCTATGTAGGTGTCTATAGAACATAACTCAAGCTGTTGACACACCTAAACTAGTGGAGGCCTTTAACCAGTCTATACAGGCACACAATATTACCATGAATCAAACCTCATGAAACAtgaaatcaaacacacacacatctatctctctgtctctctgtctctctctctctgtctgtctctctgtctgtctctctctctctgtctgtctctctctctgtctgtctctctctctctgtctctctctctctctgtctctctctctttctctctctctttctctctctctgtctctctctctctctctgtctctctctctctctctgtctctctgtttgtctctctctctctgtctctctctctctctgtctctctctctctctttctgtctctctgtctgtctctctctctctctctctttctctctctctgtctctctctctctctctctctctgtctctctctctctgtctgtctctctctctctctctctctctctctgtctttctctctctctgtctctctctctctgtctctctctctctgtctctctctctctctctctctctctctctctttctgtctccctgtctgtctctctctctctgtctgtctctctctctgtctctctctctctatttctctctctttctctctctctttctctctatctgtctctctgtctgtatctctctctttctctctctctttctctctctctgtctctctctctctgtctgtctctctctctgtctctctctctctctctctctctctctctttctgtctccctgtctgtctctctctgtctgtctctctctctgtctgtctctctctctctctctctctctgtctctctcttctctctgtctctctctctctatctgtctctctctctgtctctctctctgtctctctctctttctctctctctctgtctgtctctctctctgtctgtctctctctctgtctctctctctttctctctctctgtctctctctctgtctctctctctgtctctctctctttctctctctctgtctctctctctgtctctctctctgtctctctctctgtctctctctctgtctctgtctctctttctctctctctgtctctctctctgtctctctctctgtctctctctctgtctctctctcttctctctctctgtctctctctctgtcttctctctctctgtctctctctctgtctctctctctgtctgtctctctctctgtctctctgtctgtctctctctctgtctctctctctgtctctctctctttctctctctgtctgtctctctctctgtctctctgtctgtctctctctctgtctctctgtctgtctctctctctctctctgtctctctctttctctctctctcttctctctctctgtctctctctctgtctctctctctgtctctctctctgtctctctctctctctctctctctctctctctctgtctctctctctctctctctgtctctctctctgtctctctctctgtctctctctctgtctctctctctgtctctctctgtctctctctctttctctctctctgtctctctctctttctctttctctctctctgtctctctctctgtctctctctctgtctctctctctgtctctatctctttctctctctgtctctctctctctctctctctctctctgtctctctctctctgtctgtctctctctctctctctctgtctctctctctctgtctgtctctctctctgtctctctctctctctctgtctgtctctctctctgtctgtctctctctctgtctgtctctctctctgtctgtctctctctctctgtctgtctctctctctgtctgtttctctctctctgtctgtctctctctctctgtctgtctctctctctgtctgtctctctctctgtctgtctgtctctctctgtctgtctctctctctctctgtctctctctctctgtctgtctctctctgtctgtctctctctgtctgtctctctctctgtctgtctctctctctgtctgtctctctctctgtctgtctcatccctctaTTTCCACTCAGTTTCATAATCAAACTACCTAAGGCTTTCCTCTCCtacctttctcacacacacacacacacacacacacacacacacacacacacacacacacacacacacacacacacacacacacacacacacacacagttagtcagtcagtgcTGAGTCATTCTAACAGAGACAGGAAGTGTGTGAGTTCACATGTTACATTGCTGGGTCACAGGACATCGTATACTGGGGTCATTCATTCCTGAGGCGTTACATCTTTGTTTTGGTCACAGACACCAGTGTCCAGAGTGTTCATTTGTTCATTTGTGAGTGACATCATGAAGTCTAAAACAGAGGTTTAAGaggtgttaagtgtgtgtgtgtgtgtgtgtatgtgtgtgtgtgtgtgtgtgtgtgtgtgtgtgtgtgtgtgtgtgtgtgtgtgtgtgtgtgtgtgtgtgtgtgtgtgagaccacaGCAACTACTTTGCTCTTTTTCCCTCTTCTGTTCCTCCCTTCTATGTTTTACTGCCTTACTTATTTCTGGCCAAACCTCCACCACCCTCCACCACCCCCGTCTCTCCAAACCTCCACCACCCCCgtctcctccacccccctcctctctccaccccccctctcctatcgccaccccctctccacctccacctccccctctctccacccccccctctctccaccccctctctctctctccaccccccgtctcctccaccccctctcctctctccaccccctctctccaccaccccctctcctccacccccctctctccaccccccctcctctccaccaccccctctccacctcccccctccacccccctcctccccccccctctccaccaccccctctcctaTCGCCACCCCcgtctcctccaccccctctcctctctccacccccctctcctatcGCCACCCcgtctcctccaccccctccctctctccaccaccccccctctcctatctccgccaccccctctctctccacctccccctctccacccccccctcctctctccaccccccctctctccaccacccccacttctctctccacctccccctctctcctatcgtctcctccaccccctctctcctccacccccctctcctctctccaccccctctccttctcctctctccacccctctccttctcctctctccaccccctctccttctcctctctccaccccctctccttctcctctttccaccccctctccttctcctctctccaatctccaccttctctctctttctccagctggcctactgtctctctctctctctccaatctccaccccctctcctctccagctggcctactgtctctctctctctctccctccagctggtcctgtctctctcctccatccagctggtcgactgtctctctctctccatccagctggtcgactgtctctctctctccatccagctggtctactgtctctctctctctctctctctctctctctctctctccagccggtctactgtctgtctgtctgtctgtctgtctgtctgtctgtctctccatccagcTGGTCTCAGTACTACTGTGTTTTTGTGGAAGCTTGTCTGTATTCAGGCAATAGATCCACAggtaactccctccctccttccttcccttcctcctccctccttccttcccttcctctctttctctgaatGGAAATCCCTGCTAGGAATAGAATGTGGGTCATTGCCAGCTCAGAATCCCCCCCCACACAGCTCAGAATCCCCCCCACACAGCTCAGAATCCCCCCCACACAGCTCAGAATCCCCCCACACAGCTCAGAATCCCCCCCACACAGCTCAGAACCCCCACACAGCTCAGAACCCCCACACAGCTCCCCCCACACAGCTCAGAATCCCCCCACACAGCTCAGAATCCCCCCACACAGCTCAGAACCCCCACCCCAGAACCCCCACACAGCTCAGAACCCCCACACAGCTCAGAATCCCCCCACACAGCTCAGATTCCCCCCACACAGCTCAGAATCCCCCCCACACAGCTCAGAACCCCCACACAGCTCAGAACCCCCACACAGCTCAGAACCCCCCACAGCTCagaatccccccccccacacagctCAGAACCCAATTGTAGCTGTAAACTAAAGCACCCCAGTTTTCATGTGTCTGATGCAACATAATGGGTTTATGCCTCCTCATCGACTGATTGATTACTGGAAATGACTGATTCACATTTGAACacatcttccattgattagaagcttcccttccctctacaaatcaaatcaaactttatttgtcacatgcgccgaatacaacaagtgtcgaccttaccgtgaaatgcttactaacaagtccttaaccaacagtacaAATCAAGAAtcaagttaagaaaatatttactaaataaactaaggttaaaaaatgatttaaaaaagtaacacaataatataagaataacgaggctatgtacagggggtacaggtacagagttaatgtggaggttatatacagggggtaccggtacagagtcaatgtggaggctatatacagggtgttacggtacagagtcaatgtggaggctatatacagggtgttacggtacagagtcaatgtggaggctatatacagggggtaccggtacagagtcaatgtggaggctatatacagggggttacggtacagagtcaatgtggaggctatatacagggtgttacggtacagagtcaatgtggagactatatacagggtgttacggtacagagtcaatgtggaggctatatacagggtgttacggtacagagtcaatgtggaggctatatacagggtgttacggtacagagtcaatgtggagactatatacagggtgttatggtacagagtcaatgtggaggttatatacagggtgtaccggtacagagtcaatgtggagactatatacagggggtaccagtacagagtcaatgtggaggctatatacaaggtattacggtacagagtcaatgtggaggttatatacagggtgttacggtacagagtcaatgtggaggctatatacagggtgttacggtacagagtcaatgtggaggcacaGGGTGTTGGAGGTCTATATACAGAGTCATGGGggtacagggtattacggtacagagtcaatgtggaggctatatacagggtgttacggtacagagtcaatgaggaggctatatacagggggggtacagagtggaggctatatacagggtgttacagagtcaatgaggaggctatatacagggggtaccggtacagagtcaatgtggaggctatatacagggggcaccggtacagagtcaatgtggaggctatatacaggggtactggtacagagtcaatgtggagactatatacagggtgttacggtacagagtcaatgtggaggctatatacaggggtaccggtacagagtcagtgtggaggctatatacagggggtactggtacagagtcaatgtggaggctatatacactggtacagagtcaatgtggaggctatatacaggggggtacagagtcaatgtgggctatatacagggggtaccgttacagagtcagtgtgcagtgtgggggtacaggttagaggtcatttgtaggtagaggtgaagtgactatgcatagataataaacagggagtagcagtacaaaacaaatggaggagagggtcaatgtaaatagtccggtggtcATTTGATTCCATTTCATGTTGTAACAGACGATTGTACCAGTGTGTGTTCACAGAGATCTATTTGCAGTCCGAGGGGGACGTAGGACACTCCCTGAGGACCAAATGTCCATGTGACACTTTGTTATAGTATAATAGTCCGGTGGACGGGATTTACTGTATATGAGTGACTTGACTATAGCATATTATTTAGGCTAATGGGATATATAGTTGTTGAGttaggctacaggctacaggttacaggctacaggctacaggctacaggctgcAGGTTACAGGCTACAGACTACAGGTTACAGGCTACAGGTTACAGGCTACAggttacaggctacaggctacaggctacaggttacaggctacaggttacaggctacaggttagaggctacaggctacaggttACAGGCTACAGGTTACAGGCTACAGGTTACAGGCAGGTTACAGGCTACAGGTTACAGGCTACAGACTACAGGTTACAGGCTACAGGTTACAGGCAGGTTACAGGCTACAGGACTACAGGTTACAGGCTACAGGTTACAGGCTACAggttacaggctacaggctacaggctgcaggttacaggctacaggttacaggctacaggttacaggctacaggctacaggttACAGGTTACAGGCTACAGGTTACAGGCTACAGACTACAGGTACAGGCTACAGACTACAGGTTACAGGTTACAGGGACTACAGGTTACAGGCTACAGGTTACAGGTTACAGGCTACAggttacaggctacaggctacaggttACAGGCTACAGGTTACAGGTTACAGGTTAGGCTACAGGTTACAGGTTACAGGCTACAGGCTGCAGGTTACAggttacaggctacaggctacaggctacaggttacaggctacaggctacaggttacaggctacaggttacaggctacaggctacaggttacacaggttacaggctacaggctacagatTACAGGCTACAGGTTACAGGCTACAGGTTACAGGCTACAGGTTAGAGGCTACAGGTTACAGGCTAgaggctacaggctacaggttAGAGGCTACAGGTTAGAGGCTACAGGTTAGAGGCTACCGGCTACAGGTTAGAGGCTACAGGTTAgaggctacaggctacaggttAGAGGCTACCGGCTACAGGTTAGAGGCTACAGGCTACAGATTACAGGCTACAGGTTACAGGCTACATGTTACACAGGTTAGAGGCTACAGGTTAGAGGCTACAGGTTAGAGGCTACAtgttacaggctacaggctacagatTAGAGGCTACAGGTTACAGGTTAGAGGCTACATGTTAGGCACAggttacaggctacaggctagAGGTACAGGCTACAGGTTAGAGGCTACAGAGGCTACAGGTTACAGGCTACAGGTTACAGGCTACAGGTTAgaggctacaggctacaggttAGGCTAGGCTACAGGTTAGAGGCTACAGGTTACAGGCTACAGGTTACAGGCTACAtgttacaggctacaggctacaggttAGAGGCTACAGGTTAGAGGCTACAGGTTAGAGGCTACATGTTAGAGGTTACAGGTTAGAGGCTACATGTTACAAGCTACAGGTTACAGGCTACAGGTTAGAGGCTACAGGTTACAGGCTACAGGTTAGAGGCCTAATAGAAAGGTCATGTCATGCTATGATGACACTGTGATGTTTAGTCTTAATCTATTCCTGATTACAGCCACGTTGTTCACCTTTCACATGAAATACCTTATAAACTGATTATTAGACCTGGGGGGGGGTCTTAAACCCAATCGATAGATTCAATTAGTTCATTACAGTAGCCTTTATGACCTCAAATTGTCACCCTATtcaatagtacactacttttaatcATAGCCCCTATTACAccaagtcaaaagtagtgcactatatagggtgggTAGCATTTGCGATATTCAACCTAATCGTTGTGTTATTTATTTATCGATATCTCACCTCACAGTCGTAAAGATCCGTTAGCTGATCGATTATCCATTCCTCCAGATTCAGTCTCTTTCTCAATTCTTTTCGGTCATATTTCACGGTTACTCGCCCTTGCTTCCGAACAGGGGTCTCCGGTTCTTCGGTGGAACCGGCAGCTGCCGTCTGGAAATATACCCGCGGTTGAGGACTCGTCTCTGGGCTGGTAACCGCAGCCATGGTCTGTCGGCTGAAGAAGATCCTGGAAGTCCTGTTGGTAGAGCGAATTTATTCgcgttg from Oncorhynchus tshawytscha isolate Ot180627B linkage group LG15, Otsh_v2.0, whole genome shotgun sequence includes the following:
- the LOC112241336 gene encoding protein phosphatase 1 regulatory subunit 14B-like yields the protein MAAVTSPETSPQPRVYFQTAAAGSTEEPETPVRKQGRVTVKYDRKELRKRLNLEEWIIDQLTDLYDCEEEAIPELEIDVDELLDMPSDDDRGARVKDLLIDCYKPTEDFVSDLLDKIRGMQKLTTPQKK